The Gemmatimonadales bacterium genome has a window encoding:
- a CDS encoding sensor histidine kinase, which yields MPSAPQAIWSLFVAGVLSVGIVLVALGAALILAQRRRLAMQQDFARRLLAAQEDERARIAREVHDDALQRVAMIGHEVDDLAIKLPGNGGDVARRARAIATELQDLGVILRSVAHQLHPSLVEQVGLARALQALGTEFSRTTGLVVDVSVTGADVPLRPDVGLAAYRIAQESLRNVVRHAQTERVTVELEANEHTVRLRVRDSGRGLPAGRRTESGIGLRAMRERAELVKGRLAVTSAPGSGTTVEAVLPRGDG from the coding sequence GTGCCAAGTGCACCACAGGCAATCTGGAGCCTCTTCGTCGCCGGTGTCCTCTCCGTCGGCATCGTCCTGGTCGCCCTCGGCGCCGCCCTGATCCTTGCCCAGCGCCGGCGGCTCGCCATGCAGCAGGACTTCGCGCGGCGCCTCCTCGCGGCCCAGGAGGACGAGCGCGCCCGCATCGCGCGCGAGGTGCACGACGACGCCCTTCAGCGCGTGGCCATGATCGGCCACGAGGTGGACGATCTCGCCATCAAGCTCCCCGGCAACGGCGGAGACGTGGCGCGCCGCGCCCGCGCCATCGCGACCGAGCTCCAGGACCTCGGCGTGATACTCCGTTCCGTCGCGCACCAGCTCCATCCGTCGTTGGTCGAACAGGTAGGCCTGGCGCGCGCGCTCCAGGCGCTCGGCACTGAGTTCTCGCGAACCACTGGGCTGGTCGTTGACGTGTCGGTGACAGGTGCGGACGTGCCGCTCCGGCCCGACGTGGGACTGGCGGCCTACCGCATCGCTCAGGAATCGCTGCGGAACGTGGTCCGGCACGCGCAAACCGAGCGCGTCACGGTCGAGCTGGAAGCCAACGAGCACACGGTGCGGCTGCGGGTAAGGGACTCCGGCCGCGGGCTCCCCGCCGGCCGCCGGACCGAGAGCGGAATCGGCTTGCGCGCGATGCGCGAGCGGGCCGAATTGGTGAAGGGACGGCTCGCAGTCACCAGCGCGCCGGGCTCAGGGACGACCGTCGAAGCGGTCCTGCCGCGCGGGGACGGATGA
- a CDS encoding response regulator transcription factor produces the protein MRPKLRRLILADDHHLLVEGLRNLLAPRFDVVAVAYDGESLLTTLRRTTADVLLLDLALPGRSGLDLLPDVKALRPEMKVLVVTMHVDRVLADAALTAGADGFVPKDAGIEELEVAINEVLAGRRFVSRLVPKLTHRVSLDAGHLAMARLTPRQHEIVRMIGEGRSTAEIAEALGLQPSTVAFHRHNIRKVLGIAAERGLVRFAILTAISEAEAAGRDAS, from the coding sequence ATGAGGCCGAAGCTCCGGCGCCTGATCCTGGCGGACGACCACCACCTCCTCGTCGAGGGACTGCGGAACTTGCTCGCGCCGCGGTTCGACGTGGTCGCCGTGGCCTACGACGGCGAGAGCCTGCTCACGACCCTGCGCCGGACCACCGCCGACGTGCTGCTCCTCGACTTGGCCCTCCCCGGGCGCAGCGGACTCGATCTGCTCCCGGACGTGAAAGCCCTTCGGCCGGAGATGAAGGTGCTGGTGGTCACGATGCATGTGGACCGGGTCCTGGCGGACGCCGCGCTCACCGCCGGCGCCGACGGCTTCGTCCCGAAGGATGCCGGAATCGAGGAACTCGAGGTCGCCATCAACGAGGTCCTGGCCGGCCGGCGGTTCGTGTCGCGACTCGTTCCCAAGCTTACCCATCGCGTCAGCCTCGACGCCGGGCACCTGGCCATGGCGCGGCTCACGCCTCGGCAGCACGAGATCGTCCGCATGATCGGGGAGGGCCGCTCCACGGCGGAAATCGCCGAGGCCCTGGGCCTCCAGCCATCGACCGTCGCCTTCCACCGCCACAATATCCGCAAGGTCCTCGGCATCGCCGCCGAGCGGGGCTTGGTGAGGTTTGCGATCCTCACCGCCATCAGCGAGGCCGAAGCCGCAGGTCGGGACGCCTCCTAG